The Niastella koreensis GR20-10 genome includes a window with the following:
- a CDS encoding T9SS type A sorting domain-containing protein, producing MKKFNILIIFLLIITNCFSQFFDVNFKLCPGNQTACNAFISPFTCGNGSIQTMYGAPKLMNYTWDNSGTPTVNQVVKLTGTKSEVNGVKVDVDEGFEFEYIFKPNRNYLISVTVSGLKDNNGTNVIAGGEVILGSQYSTQNTNGCSPDQFDFQKNNGTVVLSFTPTSYSPTTYQANYITTNVNLSKVKVRCRNTLDPNPPIPNNPAVNNSYLLIYSVSIQEGTTQSTDNLCNDRNVTIGFDIDWDFANPPSGPYWAATMGSYYSTTVVSNIHISNGMYRIVSNNNIFLKPGFHGSVGTNGIIRASIGRCKDGEPLRVATNQNVNNRPIDSTFYNKVVLFPNPARTELNVLLKENIMINQIFVTDNLGRKIRTKTLKTTPNKITVDVSSLNNGVYFLSFMSKSSLQTYKFIVNK from the coding sequence ATTTCTACTAATTATTACAAATTGCTTTTCCCAATTTTTTGATGTTAACTTCAAGCTCTGTCCGGGAAATCAAACAGCATGTAATGCATTTATTTCGCCATTTACCTGTGGTAATGGGTCAATTCAAACAATGTATGGGGCTCCTAAGTTAATGAATTATACGTGGGATAATTCGGGTACTCCTACGGTTAACCAAGTGGTAAAATTAACTGGAACCAAATCGGAAGTTAATGGGGTTAAAGTGGATGTTGATGAAGGGTTTGAGTTTGAATATATATTTAAACCCAATCGGAACTATTTAATTAGTGTAACCGTTTCAGGGTTGAAAGATAATAATGGAACTAATGTTATTGCGGGCGGAGAAGTGATCCTAGGTTCGCAATATTCAACACAAAATACGAATGGTTGTTCTCCCGATCAGTTCGATTTTCAAAAAAATAATGGAACTGTTGTTCTTTCATTTACACCTACCTCTTACAGCCCTACAACTTATCAGGCAAATTATATAACAACGAATGTAAATTTGTCAAAAGTTAAAGTAAGGTGCAGAAACACATTAGACCCCAATCCACCTATACCCAATAATCCAGCTGTAAACAATAGCTACCTACTGATTTATAGCGTATCTATTCAAGAGGGTACAACTCAGTCTACTGATAATCTATGTAATGATAGAAATGTAACCATAGGTTTTGATATAGATTGGGATTTTGCTAATCCTCCTTCTGGGCCTTATTGGGCAGCTACTATGGGTTCTTATTATTCAACCACTGTTGTATCCAATATCCATATTTCTAATGGAATGTATAGGATCGTAAGTAATAATAATATATTTCTTAAACCAGGGTTTCATGGCTCAGTTGGAACTAATGGAATAATTAGAGCTTCAATAGGAAGGTGCAAGGATGGAGAACCATTAAGAGTAGCGACAAACCAGAACGTAAATAATCGTCCCATAGATTCTACTTTTTATAATAAGGTGGTCTTATTCCCTAACCCAGCCAGGACCGAATTAAATGTGCTGCTAAAAGAGAATATAATGATCAATCAAATATTTGTTACAGATAATTTGGGAAGAAAAATTCGAACGAAAACCCTAAAAACTACGCCCAATAAGATTACAGTTGATGTCTCTTCTTTAAATAATGGAGTATATTTTTTATCCTTTATGAGTAAGTCCTCGCTACAGACATATAAATTTATTGTTAATAAGTAG